From Calonectris borealis chromosome 7, bCalBor7.hap1.2, whole genome shotgun sequence, one genomic window encodes:
- the LRRC18 gene encoding leucine-rich repeat-containing protein 18 has translation MAKGKAKGQKGKKITLKIAKNSIRISFDGGRRLDLSKMGITTFPKCILKLADVDELDLSRNMLKKIPSSIQKFQKLRWLDLHSNQLEDLPEAIGTLQNLFYLNICNNKLTTKNLPEELNLLKNLRILNLGLNCLDSIPTSLGALKELKEIGLFDNALTTIPNSVKKLPKLKKLNAERNPFPDSTKQEEHADSIKRIGTLYLVQEKDLCCSCLKICQDEKDKLNKLKNVTPSPSKKPSFPLLLTPNSSAKDNQEEWRLRGKHP, from the coding sequence ATGGCCAAGGGGAAAGCAAAAGGTCAAAAAGGGAAGAAGATCACCTTGAAAATTGCCAAAAATTCTATCCGGATATCTTTTGATGGAGGGCGCCGTCTTGACTTAAGCAAGATGGGTATCACCACCTTCCCCAAGTGCATTCTGAAACTGGCTGATGTGGATGAACTTGATTTGAGCagaaacatgttaaaaaagaTTCCAAGCAGCATCCAGAAGTTCCAGAAACTGCGCTGGCTGGACCTGCATAGTAATCAGCTCGAGGACCTGCCCGAGGCAATAGGTACGCTTCAGAACCTTTTCTACCTCAACATATGCAACAACAAGCTGACCACCAAAAATCTGCCAGAAGAGTTGAACCTTCTCAAGAATCTGCGTATTCTCAACCTTGGCTTGAACTGTCTTGACAGTATTCCCACCAGTCTTGGGGCCCTGAAGGAACTTAAGGAGATAGGTCTCTTTGACAACGCCTTGACCACCATCCCAAACAGTGTGAAAAAGCTCCCCAAGCTCAAGAAACTGAATGCAGAAAGAAACCCTTTCCCAGATTCAACGAAGCAAGAAGAGCATGCTGACTCCATCAAACGCATAGGAACACTTTACTTAGTACAAGAGAAAGACCTGTGCTGTTCCTGCCTGAAGATCTGTCAGGATGAGAAGGACAAGCTGAACAAGTTAAAGAACGTGACACCCAGCCCCTCAAAGAAGCCAAGTTTCCCTTTACTCCTTACACCCAATTCCTCTGCAAAGGATAACCAAGAAGAATGGAGATTAAGAGGCAAACATCCCTGA